One window from the genome of Diceros bicornis minor isolate mBicDic1 chromosome 1, mDicBic1.mat.cur, whole genome shotgun sequence encodes:
- the STARD4 gene encoding stAR-related lipid transfer protein 4 isoform X1 encodes MTSLDVLEHFEENCCVMRYTTAGQLWNIISPREFVDFSYTVGYKEGLLSCGISLDWSEKRPEFVRGYNHPCGWFCVPLKDTPNRSLLTGYIQTDLRGTIPQSAVDTAMASTLINFYGDLRKVLRKA; translated from the exons ATGACTTCATTGGATGTTTTGGAGCATTTTGAAGAG AATTGCTGTGTGATGCGTTATACCACTGCTGGTCAgctttggaatataatttcccCAAGAGAGTTTGTTGATTTCTCCTACACTGTGGGCTATAAAGAAGGGCTTTTATCCTGTG GAATAAGTCTTGACTGGAGTGAAAAGAGACCAGAATTTGTTCGTGGATATAACCATCCCTGTGGTTGGTTTTGTGTTCCACTTAAAGACACTCCAAACCGGAGTCTTTTGACAGGCTATATTCAGACAGATCTGCGCGGGACGATCCCTCAGTCTGCAGTAGATACAGCCATGGCAAGCACTTTAATCAACTTCTATGGTGACCTACGAAAAGTCTTACGAAAGGCATAA
- the STARD4 gene encoding stAR-related lipid transfer protein 4 isoform X2 — protein MRYTTAGQLWNIISPREFVDFSYTVGYKEGLLSCGISLDWSEKRPEFVRGYNHPCGWFCVPLKDTPNRSLLTGYIQTDLRGTIPQSAVDTAMASTLINFYGDLRKVLRKA, from the exons ATGCGTTATACCACTGCTGGTCAgctttggaatataatttcccCAAGAGAGTTTGTTGATTTCTCCTACACTGTGGGCTATAAAGAAGGGCTTTTATCCTGTG GAATAAGTCTTGACTGGAGTGAAAAGAGACCAGAATTTGTTCGTGGATATAACCATCCCTGTGGTTGGTTTTGTGTTCCACTTAAAGACACTCCAAACCGGAGTCTTTTGACAGGCTATATTCAGACAGATCTGCGCGGGACGATCCCTCAGTCTGCAGTAGATACAGCCATGGCAAGCACTTTAATCAACTTCTATGGTGACCTACGAAAAGTCTTACGAAAGGCATAA